In the genome of Molothrus aeneus isolate 106 chromosome 5, BPBGC_Maene_1.0, whole genome shotgun sequence, one region contains:
- the LOC136557133 gene encoding basic salivary proline-rich protein 4-like, with product MGQNSIPRATGATARVTGDAHGTGSTKMVPGHGPWHSEGRGHGGGSWMWLPCHGGSGGGHPAGLDTLTPGLPPWERPGPDPPGPEGRTYLRCSESCLRSAPGPTGGVTVGLGGTDGRGTPPPPGTRSPRGGPRRRPQPRRSHKWRGAAAAAALARPGDPPCGSQLAQVPRKVEPGPGRGGGGRAHLGPPPLPRTPPPGPPRRGRSCRPCPPFPLRAAPGVMAGPPQGWARSGGSWTGGAAPPLHRCPRSVGRRRCPPIPAASGRLRPAAAAAGRARARLSPDRRFLPLGGAFL from the exons ATGGGGCAAAACAGCATCCCCAGAGCCACCGGAGCCACCGCCAGAGTCACGGGCGATGCTCACGGCACCGGCAGCACCAAGATGGTGCCCGGGCACGGCCCCTGGCACAGCGAGGGACGGGGACATGGTGGTGGCTCCTGGATGtggctgccctgccatgggggcAGTGGGGGTGGGCACCCGGCCGGCCTCGACACCCTGACACCAGGGCTGCCTCCATGGGAACGgccag GACCCGACCCCCCCGGGCCCGAGGGCCGCACTTACCTGCGCTGCTCCGAGAGCTGCCTCCGCTCCGCACCGGGCCCGACGGGGGGGGTCaccgtggggctgggggggacgGACGGAcgcgggaccccccccccccccggcacccgcagcccccgggggggtccccgccgccgcccgcagccccggcgcTCGCACAAGtggcggggagcggcggcggcggcggccttAGCCCGGCCGGGGGACCCCCCCTGCGGCTCCCAATTGGCCCAGGTGCCCCGGAAGGTggagccgggcccggggcggggaggggggggacGGGCTCACCTTGGGCCGCCCCCCCTCCCACGCACCCcacccccggggccgccccgccgggGTCGGTCGTGCCGTCCGTGCCCCCCGTTCCCCCTCCGGGCAGCCCCGGGGGTGATGGCGGGAcccccccagggctgggcacggaGCGGGGGCTCCTGGACAGGCGGAGCGGCCCCCCCGCTCCATCGCTGCCCGCGCTCCGTGGGGCGGAGGCGGTGCCCGCCCATCCCCGCGGCCTCGGGGCGGCTCCgtccggcggcggcggcggcgggcagggCCCGGGCAAGGCTGAGCCCCGACCGGCGCTTCCTTCCCCTTGGGGGGGCATTTTTATAG